The DNA window CGTCGGAGACCGGCAGCCGCTCTCGCGAGTCCTCCAGGAAGTCCTCTCCCCCGCCGGTCGCCGTGCCGGAGCCGTACACCCGGTGCTGAGCGGGCAGGAGTTCCGTCCCGCTCCGCATGTTCTGCCAGTAATACGAGTTCGTGACGTGCTGCACGTACGTGGCGCCGTCGATGGCGTCGTCGTGCTCCTCCGTGATGGCGCAGGTCAGGGGACCGGAGATGACCTTGTTGCCGAACACAAGCGCCTGCCCGCCGCCCTGGCTGACGAACAGCCCGCCGAACGTGCCCATGTCGACGCGGTTGCCGTAGACTTCGGCCTGCATGGTGCCGAACAGCTTCGGCTGGTTGCCCGGCATGCCGAAGACCGGCCAGCGGTTGGAGGTCGCCCCGGAGAAGGCGTTGTAGCGCATCACGTACCGGCCGCCCTGCCCTGAGCTGACGCCGAAGGTCGGGCCCGTGATGACGTTGTCTTCGAAGTACAGGCTGGCCGCCGTCCCGAACTCGAGCGGGAGGTTCGCCCAGGACGTCTCGTTGGCGCCGTAGACGCCGGCGGAGGTACCGCCGTCGATCACGTTGTTGTCGATGACGCCGTGCACCGTCCCGCTGACGTACACCACCCGGCCCGGCCCGCCGGGGTTGACGAGCTTGTTGTGATCGATCCGCACCTTGTCGATGGCATGCGCGGTGCGGTTGGCCAGGTAGACAACGTTCGACTTCCCCCCGCCGTCGAGCGTGAACCCCGTGATCCGGAACGGCTCGTTCAGGTCCGGCGCCGCCGGCCAGTACCGGATGACGCCGCCCAGCCGGTCGTCGACGTTGCCGGTGATGACGGTCTCGCCAACCCCGGCGCCCCGGAGGACCACGCCCTTCGTAATCGACAGACAGGCATCCCACGTGGCCGTTCCGGCGGGGACGACGACCGTGTCCCCCGGGCCGGCGGCGTCGATCGCCGCCTTCACGTCCGCATAGGCCGGGCTGGCGGCCGTGTGGGTCTCCGCGTAGCTCATGCCCGTCAGTGCCGAGACGGCGAACAGGACTGCCAGAACCACCCTGGCCGTTTGCATGGTTCCGCCTCCACAAAAAGGTAAGGGGCAGGGGCATGTCAACGACCACAAACTACCACGAACACCGTCCTCCTGCAACCCCGTGCAGATGCCGCCGTGCATGACATCTTCTCCGCGCGGGCGGGTGGCCGCGCGCGGCCTGCCGCGCCGGGGCGCTCACGGACCGGGTGTCACGCCGGCGCTACGGGCCGCCCCCCTGCCGAACGGCTCACGCACCGGCTGCGCACAGCACCCACAGCCACAAGGCGGCTCCGGAAAGGGTTGCCAGCGTCACCGGCACGCCCACGCGCGCGTGCTCCGCCCAGGTGATGCGGACGCCCAGCGCGGCCGCCTGTTCGACAACGATGATGTTGGCGATGCTGCCCACGATGAACAGGTTCCCCGCCAGCGTGCTGGAGAGCGCCAGCACGGGGCCGGCCAGAGGATGCGTCGCGAACGGCAGCAGGAGCATCGTGGCCGGGACATTGGAGACCAGGTTCGACAGCACGGCCGTGACGATGAAGAGCCAGCCGGGCCGGTGCACGTCGATACCGCCGGCGGACAGCCACCCCGCCGCCGACTCAAGCAGCGAGCACTCCTGCACCGCGCGGTTGACGACGAACAGCCCCGCGAACAGCACCAGCAGGTGCCAGTCGACGGCCGCCAGCATCGGCCGTGACGCCATGCGGCGGCTGGTGAGCAGCACGCCGGCGGCCGTCAGCGCCACCACGTCGCGAGGCCAGGAGGTCAGGAGGAACACGACCACCACACCGCCCAGCACAACCCCGCCCTTGGCCGTCTGCCAGGCGTCGAAGGCCGCCGCGTGCACCTCCGGTACCGGCGTCTCCACATGCCAGCGGCCGCGGTAGAGCCCGCAGACGATGGCCCAGGCCACGCCGAGGCCGAGCACGGCCGGCACACCTCCCTGCAGCAAGTAGGTCGTGAAGTGCAGCCCGAGCATCTGGCCGATGAGCATGTTCTGCGGGTTGCCGATGAGCGTCGCCGCCGACCCGATGTTCGCCGCGCAGGCCAGCCCCAGGAGGTAGGGCACGGGGTTCAGCCCCCGGCGCGCGCAGCCCTCCACCAGCACCGGCGTCACAGCCAGGCAGACGATATCGTTCGCCAGCAGGGCCGACAGCACGCCCGCCGCCCCGATCAGCAGCCCCAGCACCACCGGCGGGCTCGCAGTCAGGCCGGCCAGCCCATGCGCCACCCGGGTGTAGAAGCCCCCCAGACGAAACTGCGCCGACACGACCATCAGCCCCATCAGCAGCGCAATCGTCGAATCATCGACCGACTGCCACGCCGCGTGCAGGCCCACGCGCCCCGTGGCCAGGAGGGCGATCGCCCCCAGCAGTGCAATCCCGGTGCGGTCCAGCGCCAGGCCGTGCACGCGCCCCACGATCATGCCGAGGTAGACGAAGGCGAATACCAAGAGCACGATGGGGTCCATGTGGCGGCATCCTCGGCCGGCACCGACGCGCCGGCGAAAGCGCGCGGATTATACCCCTTGCTCCGCGCCGGGCGCCACGACATCCGCACGACACCGCGGCGGTCCGTGTGCGCCCGCGCGCGCTCACTCCCGGGCGGCGGCCATGAAGGCCTCGATGTTCTCGAACGGCGCATCGCCGGGCACGTCGCAGCCCGTGGCGAGGATGAAGTTCCCGTGGCCGGACATCGACTCGCGCAGGGCGAGCACCTGGCGGCGGACGCCCTCGGGGTCCATGTTCCGCACCACGCCGACGGGGCTGATGTTGCCCATCAGCACGACGTCGTCCGGCAGGCGCCCCGCGGCCGCCGCGAAGTCCACCGCGCTGTCCAGGCTCAGGGCCGCGCACCCGAGCGTCGCGAACTCGTCCAGGAACGCCGTCGTGTCCCCGCACATATGGTAGATCGGTGCGGCGTCCTGCAGCGCGGCGGCCAGGATCGACACGAACCGCCCGGCGAACTCCTGGAACCGCCCCGGCCCCAGGATCAGCGCCGTCGGGTCCAGGAGCATGATGAGGTCCGCGCCCGCCTGTTCGAGCGCCAGCGCGTAGCGCGTGACCACGCTCGTGGCCAGTTCGACGGTCCGCAGCACGAGCCCGGGCTCGAGGATGACGTTCATCGCGATGTTGTTCGCGCCGCACAGCAGCGCCGCCAGCGTGAACGGAGCGGTCACATAGGCGCCGCGCAGAACGCCGTTCGGCAGCAGTTGCCCGAGTTCCTGCACCGTCTTGATAAACGCGTCGGCTCGTCCGTCCTTGAGGATGTCGACCGCCTTGAACTGGTCCAGGTCGGCCGGCGTCTCGACCGGGTGAATCTCTATGCTCGGGCTTTCGTGGAGCGGGAACCGAACCTGCAGCCCGACCCCGCTGGCCTCCACTGCCAGGTCCATGAGCGTGAACACGGCGTCCGGCTGCACCTTGCGATACAGCGTCTGGAGGCTCCAGGCATGGACGCCCCAGTTGAACTCGTTCAGCTTGATGCTCGTGTGCGTGAGCGCAGCCGCCGGGTAGCCGACCAGGGGCATGACGGGCGTGCGGCCGAGTGTGGCGATGTAGTCGAGCAAGCGGGGCATGGGGGAAGTCCGGCAGATCGGGGATGGACGGCACGGAAGACAGGGCGCGCAGAGCGGTTACCCGCCTGCATTCACAGGTCGGGGAGTATGGCGTCGTACTCGGCGAGATTCAAGTGCAACGCCGCACCGCACGCGGAATCCGGCGCGAGATTGGCGTATCCTGTGTGAGTCGACGTGCAACGAACGCGGATGCGCTGCCATGCTCGGATTCTCGAAAGACCGCCGGCGGGCCCGGCTCCCGGAGGAGCCGTTCCCCGAGGAATGGCTGCGCATCCTCGAGTCGAGCGTGCCGCTGTACGGGGAGCTGTCGCCGGACGATCAGCGTGAACTGCGCGGGCACATACAGGTCTTCCTCGCCGAGAAGGAGTTCGAGGGCTGTGGCGGACTGGAGATCACAGACGAGATCAGGGTCACCATCGCCGCGCAGGCCTGCTTTCTGCTGCTCCACCGCAAGACAGATTATTACCCCGGCCTGTACACGGTCCTCGTCTACCCGAGCAGCTACGTCGCGCACACGCGCCGCTGGTCCGCCGGCGGCATCGTGACCGAAGGGCCGCAGGTGCGGCTCGGTGAGGCGTGGCGCCACGGCCCGGTCGTGCCCGCCAGGGACCGCGTTCGCGCCTGCCAGCGATGCATCACGGCCGCCACGCCGACGGCCGCGGCGATCCATGCCCACAGATCGGCGCCCGGCAGATCCGCCAGCAGCATGAGCAGCGGCAGCGCGAACACGCCCGCCGCCACCACGACGAGCGCTATGCGCCACGCCGCCCCCCGGGCCGTGCGCCGGTAGGAGCCGAACAGCCGGTTCCCAAGGTTCAGCATGACGGCGGCGCCGCCGAGGAGTGCCACTGCCGCCGCCGGCCACGCCGATGCGTCCACGAGGTGCTCCGCTGCAAGCCCATGTTGCCGCCACTGCCGCCATTGTAGCCAAACGACCGTCCCGGGACATACCCCGCTTGACCTCCGGGGGGGGGAACGCTACATTGCAGGGAGTGCCGGCCACACGCCGGCCGGGGTGGAGTTGCGGGCGGCGGCGAGCGGACGGGCATCGTGCACCGAGGCCGAGAGGGGCAGCAGATGGAGACGGCGGGGCAGGCGAATCGGACGCGCGCGATTCTGGCTGGGTATGGGACATTCGGGCTGGCCGTTGTTGAGGGCGCATTCCTGCTCGCCGTCGCCGTCATCGTGGGCCTGTTTGTCCATCCGGCGGTTGGTTCGCTCGCCTGGAGGTACGGCATCCCGATCGGCAGCCATCTCCTGGTCGGCGTGGCGCTGCTGGTTGCCGGGTACGCCGCCGCCTCCCGCGTGGAACGGGGAAAGACACTGGTCGGGCTCTTGTTGTCCATATCGGTGGCCCTCCTGTCGATCGGGATGGCCGCCCCGTTCGCGCTGCTGTTGGAGGGCCGGACCGCCGCCGACACCGCAGCCACCGGCTGGGAGTGGTCCGGCTGGGCCACCACGCTGGTCCTGCCCATCCTCGGATCGCTTCTGCAAGGCAGACGAAAGGACGGCCAGCCGGTGCTGCCGTCCCGTTCCATCGGCGTCGCCGTCGCCTATGCCCTCCTTCTCCTCGGGGGTCTGGTAGCATCCTGCACGTTCCTCATAGCCGGCCTCTACGACGGGAGCTTCAAGCCGTTCGCGCGCTGGCAGGTCTGGCTCGTCGGCGCAGCGCTGCTCCTGCTTCCCGCTTGGGCACTCCTGCTCCTGCACAACCGAGGCGGCCTGAAGAAGTGCCTGCTCAGAAGCCCCGCCGGCTGGACGTGCCTTGCGCTCATCGGCTGCTTCGTGGGTGGGTTCATCGAGAGCGACCTGGACAACCGACCCGATCCGTCCGTCATGCAGGGCCTGGTAGCCCAGATGCGGCAGCGGGACGGGATTCCCGATGAGGACAACGGCGCCGAACAGGTCTCCCTGGCGGTCCACAACATGCGGGACGTCCAGACACCCGATACGGATCTGCCGTCCGGCGTCTGGGAACCGGAGGCGTATCCGGACTGGCGCGACTACGCGGACGCTGTGGCGGAAGCCCTCTCGATGCTGAGGCAGGCAAGCGCGAAACCGATCGACTACCCCCTTGCGTATGTCGATGACGGGAACGGAGCCGGGATTGCCGATGACTCCGCCACCGACGAGGCGCGGACGGCGGCACGAGCGCTGCGGCTGGAGGCTTGCCGGGCGGACGTCGAGATGGGCGACTCTCTGGCCTGTCTGGATGCGGCCGTGCGGATCGCGGCGCCACTGCGCAAGAGGACGCACTGGGATGCGCTGAGCTCAGCGGCCCAGGAGTCGGCTGCACTGGAAGCCCTCCGCGACATCCTCCTGGCGCAAAGGCCACGGCGGGGCGACCTTGAGCAAGCCGCGGAGCTTCTGGGACGATGGGAAGACGTGTGCCGCGTCGATCCTGAGACTCGCTGCCTGCTTGCCCGAATCGAGGCGGCCCACGCCCTGCACGACATGTACGCCATGGACCTGAACGGGCGGATTGGCGGATTCCTGGTCCTGCGGATCTTTGACATGGAGCACATGAGTTCAGTGGTCGGCGAGCGCCTCGACGCATTCTGCAGGGACCTTCGGTCGCTACCGCCCGCGCACGTCTTCCGCAAGCACCGCCACCGGTTCACGCTGCTCCTCCCCGGGCCGGCAGGACGGAAGGGCAATCCTCTCGGCACGCTGGAAGACATCCTGGTGGACCTCGCGATTGGGTATCGCGCGTACCCGCTCGAATGCAGTCTGGGTTCGGCTGCGAAGCGTGAACTCCTGCGGGGCTGGGTGGCCGCCGCCCGCATGTGGGACGCCGAGCGCCGGCTCCCCCGGACGTGGCAAGACCTTGTGCCGAAGTATCTCCAGGCCGCCCCGGAGGATCCATTCACGGGCCGACCGCTGGGACTCCTCCACGCCGAGAACGCACTGGTGATGTACTCGGTCGGTGTGGACGGCGAGGATGCCGGGGGCGACGGCTTCTTCAGCAACAGCGAGCGCAATGCGGAGAACAGACGTCTCGATGACGAAGGCCTGCCCGATTCGGTGCCGGACGACATTGTCCTGAAGTTCGAGGTGCCCGATGCCTGATGAGAACCCGGACGCAGCCGCCGCCGAACTCGAGTGTAGAGAGAGCGGCCCTGCCGCCGCCTGGATGGCCGGCACCGGCCTGTCCATCGTGTTCGGAGTCCACGCCTGCCTGTTGGCTGCTGCCGCCGTCGCGATCCTGGCGCTCACCCCCTTGGGGTTCGTGCCGGCTCGCGCCCTCCCCTGGGCGGCCGGGGCGCTCTGGGTCATCTCGGTCGGCGTCGGCGCCTTCTGGGCCTGCTGCGGACGAAGCGGCCGGTTGTGGCCCGTGGGGCTGGGCGTCGGACTGGACGGCTTCCTGATCGCGTTGGGCGTGCATTTCTGCGCGGTGGAACTGCCGTCCTCCGTGGTCGGCGGCATCCTGCTGGCCACACTGTCGGCCGCCGGCCTCGTCGGGGCACTGATGGGTGGGCGCGCACAGGCCCGCGAGCGGCCGGCCGATGCCGTCGGCCGGTGGCTCGTGAGCGACGCCTTGCTCGTGCTGGGCGCCGTCGCCGCGCTCTGCACCGCGATCGCGGTCGGGTTCCCCGGCGAGTTCGAGAACCTGACGCGGGAAGAGGCGCGTCTGCTGGCCGTGCTGAGCGCGTTGCCCGCTTTGGGCGCGCTCCTAGCCCTCCGAGGGATCGGCGGCATCCGACGCTGCCTGCTCAGGAGTGCGACCGGCCTCGCAGTGGTTGTGCTGCTGATCGCCTTAGGAGCGGCCCTGACGGCCCGCGTGCTGGCCAACAGGGCTGCCGACTCACTGATCGACCGGGCCATCGCCGAGTTCGGCAGGACCCACGCCGTCGCCGGACGCCGGGCGGTC is part of the Candidatus Brocadiaceae bacterium genome and encodes:
- a CDS encoding anion transporter, producing MDPIVLLVFAFVYLGMIVGRVHGLALDRTGIALLGAIALLATGRVGLHAAWQSVDDSTIALLMGLMVVSAQFRLGGFYTRVAHGLAGLTASPPVVLGLLIGAAGVLSALLANDIVCLAVTPVLVEGCARRGLNPVPYLLGLACAANIGSAATLIGNPQNMLIGQMLGLHFTTYLLQGGVPAVLGLGVAWAIVCGLYRGRWHVETPVPEVHAAAFDAWQTAKGGVVLGGVVVVFLLTSWPRDVVALTAAGVLLTSRRMASRPMLAAVDWHLLVLFAGLFVVNRAVQECSLLESAAGWLSAGGIDVHRPGWLFIVTAVLSNLVSNVPATMLLLPFATHPLAGPVLALSSTLAGNLFIVGSIANIIVVEQAAALGVRITWAEHARVGVPVTLATLSGAALWLWVLCAAGA
- a CDS encoding zinc-dependent peptidase translates to MLGFSKDRRRARLPEEPFPEEWLRILESSVPLYGELSPDDQRELRGHIQVFLAEKEFEGCGGLEITDEIRVTIAAQACFLLLHRKTDYYPGLYTVLVYPSSYVAHTRRWSAGGIVTEGPQVRLGEAWRHGPVVPARDRVRACQRCITAATPTAAAIHAHRSAPGRSASSMSSGSANTPAATTTSAMRHAAPRAVRR